aactgattttatttattttactccttttgaaagtaaaatttataCTACTCAGAATTTTCCAtttgtggatatccagttgacttattttacttttattttgttttgttttgttttgctttattttattttattttattctgttttagagatggagtctcgctctgacaccaatgctggagcacagtggtgcaatctaggctcactgcaacctctgccttctgggttcaagtgattctcccacttcagcctcccgagtagctgggactacaggcatgcgccaccacgctgggcgaatcttttgtatttttagtagaaacggggtttcaccatgttgaacaccagactggtctcgaactcctgacctcaagtaatccacccgccttggcctcctaaagtgctgggattacagtaggcatgagccatcacgccggCCCAGTTGACTGTTTAGTGATGTACCAAAGCTTAGGGAAAAGCCTGAAATTTCTACTTAGGTTGATACTTTTAACAAATCTTGATTATTAACTGTTATACGGGGTCTCTCTGCTTTGATCTAGTTGTCTTTGTTTTGTGCACTTCTCGTCTGTTTATGGCATTTCTGATGAAAGAGGTGTTATTTAGATTCTGTCCTCTACGTTTTTGATTGACTAAATTTCTGTTACTTTAACAGATAAAAATCTGGATAATGCCGCAGAAGCAGCTGAACAATTTAAATTAATCCAGGCAGCATATGACGTGTTGAGTGACCCTCAGGAAAGAGCATGGTGAGCATCACGCTGTCCTTCCCATCCTAGTTTATGATATTGGGAGCAATTGTCAATATAGGTggcttttttttcaaatttagtaCATTAAATGGTTTTTGGTGTGTCCTGAAACATCTGTCACCTAGTCATCACATAAAATCTAATGTTTGGGTCAGAAGGAACCTTGGAAATGATTGCTCCAATTATCTGATTTCATAGGGGGTGAAACAGAAAGTTTGgtgatattttatcattttaattttgatacttTAGGTGACTTCTCATTAAATACCCTTTGGTGTATGACAGATTTACTGGTATCAGACaggaagaatgttttcttttttttttgagacggagttttgctgtgtcacccaggctggagtgcagtggcgcaatctcagctgactgcaacctccgcttcccaggttcaagcgattctcctgcttcagcctcctgagtagctgggactacaggtgtgtgccatcacacacCTGTATTGTTTTTTTagtggggatggggtttcaccatgttggccaggctggtctcaaactcatgacctcaagcaatccacccgccttgacctcccaagtgctaggattacaggtgtgagccactgtgcccggccaatacaGTGTTTTAATACAAGAATGGTAATCCTCAAAGCTACTTTATATGAATAAATTGAATTAAGTTTCTGCATCTGTGACAGATATTACTAATGATGGtctgatcatttaaaataatttccagatgAAAATTACTATGTTTGAAGTTCTCAGTTTTCAGATTCTCAATTAACTTTTTGCCACAAGGAAATAGGTTGTAAGCTTTGACATAACTGTGCAAGATCCTGCTCTTACAAAGAGCTACTGTGCAAATCATCTTTCTGTTAAACAGTGTACAGCACAGGTGGCTGTCAAGAAAAAAAGGCTGTAAAGAAAATTcttataaaattgtgttttataaGAAAATCAGAGAGAGGATCCTGAACATTTCTCTACCAAGGAATTTGGAGATCTGGTCTTGGAATTGCTTTTGCCTTCCTCTCAGAACTTCGAAATTCTTTCCTGACTTCCTTTTGCTTAGTCTCTTCTCAAGATCTTGGGTTGTTTTCTGATCCTTGGGattcctttgtctttttattgaaagCTCTTGCCTAGTAACTGTCTTTTTACCTGGAAGCAGTACCACGTAGTGGCTAGGAGCCGGTCTTCCCAATGTAGGAGACCTGCTTCTGAATTCTGACCTTGCTGGTTACTGGTTTTATGATCAAGGATGACAAATTACGTAATATCACTGACTTCCATTTCCTCTTATATCAAATGGAGATAACAACTGCCTTTACAGAGTTATGAGAAGTAATTGTATGTGTGTGAAGCTCCTAGATTAAGTTGACCTAAATATAGGAAGAGTCTTATTCTGGTGCATCTTGGTAAATTTCCAAATCACAGATGTGTAATGATTCTGTGGGCCAGATTTCCTATGtcctgttttgtgtttctttcctgtGGAAGTACAGGACTCAGAGACAGTCATGGAAATTCCTTGGCTTTTTAAATTCCCCTGTTCATGTGGGCTAGCATTGTATAATGTATCAGAAGTTGCAGGCCTAGTTAAAATTAACAGTTCTGTGAAAGATTATGAACTCTTTTCATGTTAATATTTCCTTAAAAGTTTTTGGTTATGGATTGGACATATCCACAACCAAAAATGTACAGTAATAATATTCAAAAGGAGCAAGAAATCCTTTTGAATTCTTACTTATTCAGCCTTCACTGATgatgctaatttttgtttttcaggtatGATAATCATAGAGAGGCCCTACTTAAAGGTGGGCTTGATGGCGAATATCAAGATGACAGCTTAGATTTGCTACGCTATTTCACCGTTACCTGTTATTCTGGTTATGGAGATGATGAAAAGGTAAGATAAATGAACTCACCCTTAATTTCTTGTCAAGTACTAAGACTCACATACCAAGAGAGTTCTTAAAACTATTCTGTAATAGAAAGTGAAGCAGTGttcattttgaaaactgaagCTGCATTACCTTCATGTTTAAACTGTCAGTGTATAAAAACCTCCAGTTGAAATCTAAATGTACTTTCAGGGACTGAACTTTGTCCCAAAATTCTTcaacattaaaatttttcattttgtattttaaaatcttattctgTGATTAGGCTGTGAAAGTGttaagaatttgtttttgttactgttttttttagGGCTTTTACACGGTGTATCGTAATGTTTTTGAAATGATTGCCAAGGAAGAACTAGAATCTGTGTTAGAGGAAGAGGTTGATGATTTCCCAACTTTTGGAGACTCCCAGAGTGACTATGATAcggtaaaagaaaaatacattgtgTTCTATAATTAGTATTTATCACtgtgccatttttaaatttaatttaattttttgagatggtctcactctgtcacccaggctgtagtgcagtggtatgatcatatctcacaacagcctcaaactcctgatcctcctgcctcagcctcctgagtagctggggaacACAAATGTGCGCCATGACATCTagctaatttgtaaatttttttgtagagatggggtcttgctaagtttcccaggctgatcttgaactcctggcctccctccttgacctcccaaaagattgggattacagtcatgagccacagctcccagcttCCCATTTCCTCGTTTTAAAACAATTGGGTCTAGTTCTCGGACCTATCCCATgacctctctttgtctctcttcctttctgaagTAGCTTTTGGATCTCTTGCAACCTTCcctctacttttccttttttattttttatttttatttttattttatttacttatttattttgtttgagatggcgtttcactcctgtcgctcaggctggagtgcagtggcaccatctcagctcactgcaacctcagcctcccaggttcaagcgattctcctgcctcagtctcccacgtagctgggattacaggctcccaccaccaatgctcggctaatttttgtatttttagtagagacggggtttcgtcgtgttggccaggctggtttcaaactcctgacctcaggtgatcacccacctcagcctcccaaagtactaggattacaggtgtgagccaccatgcctacttttcccttttaatttactAATTATTTACTGATTATTTACTAATCACCATAGTCCCATCCAGTGATTAGtaaggctatttttattttctcattaggtTTATTTTGAAGAGTGATTTATTCTCGAAAGCCTTAGAAGTACTATCTTCTCCAGTGATTAATAGAAGTGTTATATATgtgaaaaaagaaagctaaaagaTGTTTTGCATCACTAATATTTActgcttttctaaaaaaaaatttaaaagcccagaagttaatctgttttctttgtcACTAGGTAGTCCATCCTTTCTACGCTTATTGGCAGAGTTTCTGCACTCAAAAGAATTTTGCATGGAAGGAAGAATATGATACACGACAAGCTTCAAACCGCTGGGAAAAACGAgccatggaaaaagaaaacaaaaaggttcgggacaaagcaaggaaagagaagaatgagcTTGTCCGTCAGCTGGTAGCTTTCATTCgtaaaagagataaaagagtGCAGGCTCATCGAAAACTTGTGGAAGAACAGAATGCAGAGAAGGCAAGGAAAGCCGAAGAGATGAGGCGGCAGCAGAAGCTAAAGCAGGCCAAGTGCGTAGCATGCGCGGGGCCCTCTTCTCAGTATCGGTGGGGGTCAGAGGCAGCACCAGCGGTAcctgacatgttcatgatgggtTCAGTCATCAGCCTGGCTTTGtcctgctttttgttctttttaaaattgtggcatTGAATAGTGTTTTTTCATCTActgtataaaaattattattattattattatttttgggacagagtctcgctctgttgctcagtctagagtgcagtggcacgatctcggctcactgcaacctctgcctccaggttcaagggGTTCTGCTGTCTcggcctaccaagtagctgagattacaggcttaatatgccgccacacccagctaatttttgtgtttttagtagtgacgaggtttcaccctgttggccaggctggtctcctactcctggcctcgggtgatgtgcccgcctcagcctcccaaagtgctggaattataggcatgagctacagtgcctggcctaaagtttttatttgaattgcATGTTTTCCTTCAGAGACCCTTTACATTTGAGAGATCCTTTAGACTCttgtaaaatttaataattttaattaataactaACGTTAATTTTATTCTTCCTCTATGCAAGGCTGTGTTCTAAGTGCCTTCCTCACAGCAATGCTGTGAAGTAACTTATCCTCCTTGTTCTTTCAAGGAAACAAGGCAGACAGGCCTAAGATCACAGAGCCAGTAAATGGTAGAGGAATTGAACCTGAGAATTCTGACTCCACGCTTTCCTGCTTTAGCCACCGTGCAGTACTGCCTTTTGGTCAGTGTACTCTGAGATACTCTGTTCATTTTAGTTCCTCTAAAGTTTTGTTATTAAAAAGTTACTGTAAAAGCATTCTGTCCAGAGCATTatagcattcttttaaaaattactcactTCTTAAGAATCCTAACTCATCCCACCCTCATCTTTTGAAAATTAACACTTTACCTACACGACTTAAAATCGTCTGAAGATTTTTAATAAGTTGCTGAGTTACGTGTTTCAAAACCTATTATCTACTGCTGGAGCAATTAAAATCAACCATGTAACAGGTAACAGGTTTAAGTGACTTTGCCTTGGTTTTAACTAAGCACAGCTTTTAAGTTTGTAAGCATGGATAGGTTGGGAGCAAGCTCTCTAGGGGGAATGGATTTTAAACCTAAGTAGTAAGTATAAACCATGCAGAGGCGTGCTTGTTGCTATGAGACTGTGCTGTATGTGTCCAGACTGGCGGAGCAGTACAGAGAACAGAGCTGGATGACTATGGCGAATTTGGAGAAGGAgctccaggagatggaggcacGGTACGAGAAGGAGTTTGGAGATGGGTCGGATGAAAACGAAATGGAAGAACATGAACTCAAAGATGGGGAGGATGGTAATGTTGTTTTTATACAGTGTGTACTTCTAGCTGTGTAACATGACAAATGGCCATGTTTACAAGTGtgactattaaagaaaaaattaagtggTAGGTCAAGTTTTAATAGTAACTATTTCTAGAAAAGCTGATATTGCATGAGAATCTATGTGTTGTGTATAAATTCTTCCTCTCCCTTGTGACTTTATAGAGGGGCTCCTCTTCGTGTTCcaaaatgttgttttctttgcCGCTATCATTAGAGCACAGGTATTTGACTTCCTTAAAAGGCAAGGATAGGGCATTTTTGAGAATAGCTGTATTTTCCccactgtctctataaaattgACCCAATTTTACCTTATCTACAAATGTGATTTTTCAGATTAGTAGCCcaaatgataaaatgataaacttttatttattcaaaatgacTAGGAAGTGTTTTATTAATGAATCAGAAGTAATACTTGTGAACgtactttgaaaattaaaaagcactCTATAAATGTGAGATGGCCTAATTTACATCGAGTTTTACAATTTATAGCGTCCTTTCACATCCAAGATCTCACTGGATCCTCACACAATCCCCCTTACATGGAGGTTTTGCTCATGGAATTGTCTCTATTTTGCCGTTGTGGAAACTAGGACTCTGAGAAACTATGAGATGTGCCTGAGAACGTATGACCCTTTTAGATCCAGAGTTTTTGCTTCAAATCCAGTATTGTTAACTATTTGATTAATTAAAATTTCACATATACGATATATTGAAAGTCTACAATACCATAATGGAAAGTTAACACCGTATATTAAACATTAACACTAGATAGGGTATATTTTGATCATTTATGATTTCAATGAGATAGTCCTTCAGAATCATACTGACATCACTTATAAATAAGCAATATGTACATGGAAGAGATACCTTGAGATATTTATTGGTCCCGTAATAAATCCCAAATGACAGTTTACCTGTTTGTTTCTTCAAAAATAGAATATGGGtttgtgaaaataatttcagttgaGCTTTTTAGTCACTTAGTTTTTGTGGACTATACTGATAGTAATTACTCAGTTGTAATAAAGCCAAAAACGTAAAAGTTTATAATGTGAAACTTTACATGTAATATGTTAACTTATGGCCTATCTGTCTTATAGTGATGGAATGTTATAAACtaagtttattaagtatttaagAGTAAGTCACAGTTGTAAATGTGTTTGGACCAAACCTTGCTCAAGAGGTAAACTAAGGAAAGACCTTTGTTGAAAAAACTGCTTCATGGTAGATCTATTAAAGtgggatttaattttttaaacttagctCACATCCAAGACTTTAAGGATgttttaaatcttcttttaagTAGACTTAGGAAAAGAACTTGAAAGGTAAGGTGCTTTATTTGGAAGCCTTTCCTTATAGTACGgtgcttcttttaaaaagctaactCAAATCctgatagcatttttttttttttttggtaaagaaataaaatttaatttctaatttatgtgCGAGTTTAGATCCTTACCAAAGAGATGAAATTTGTCAGCATATTTTAGATTTGTGCTCTGATCAGAAAGGTTTCTTACTGTAGGCTTCCCTCTTATAGGTAAAAACAGTGATGAGGCTGAGGACGCTGAGCTCTATGATGACCTCTACTGCCCAGCATGTGACAAATCGTTCAAGACAGAAAAGGcgtaagtttatttatttaattttattttattattttgagacagggtctcattctgtcaccaaagctggagtgcagtggcacaatcatgactcaccgcagccttgacctcttggactcagatcatcctcccatgtcagcctcctgcgTGTCAAgggctacaggcacctgccaccacagccagctaatttttttaataggctggtacaaaagtaactgtggtttttgccatgACTTTCAGTagcaaaaactgcagttacttttgcaccaacctaaatattttctgtggagatggggttttgccctgttgtccaggttggtcttgaactcctgggctcaagcactccacctgcctcagcctttcaaagtgctggggttacaagtgtgagccactgcatccagctaaaAGGAGTAAGTTTAGTATCTTTgaacttgtgttttcttttttttttttgagacagagtctcactcttgcccaggctggagtgcaccggcatgatctcagctcactgcaacctccacctcccggattcaagcgattctcttgcctcaagctcccgagtagctgggactacagatgcaggccatcgtgcctggctaatgtttgcatttttagtagagacagggtctcaccatgttggtcaggctggtctcaaactcctggccttgggtgatccactcgcctcggcctcccgaagtgttgggattacaggcatgcgccacagcacccggcccttgtgttttcttttgagttgAAGTGTAACACTTTGAACGTTCTGAAGAGAATGTGCTTGTAGCAGTTGATAACTAGCCTCACATACTGTCTTGGGGGATTCCTTTCCAGCAAGGGAGGAAGAGGTATTTGTCCCTGCTGTTAAACCTGTTGTACTGATTCTCACTCATCCCAGTATTCCTACATAAGAGCTGCTTTTAAAACACATGCACTGTCTCCAGAAAGAAACGTTGCTTGTTTTGGCAAAGAAGAGACAGTCACATGGGCAAA
This sequence is a window from Papio anubis isolate 15944 chromosome 5, Panubis1.0, whole genome shotgun sequence. Protein-coding genes within it:
- the DNAJC21 gene encoding dnaJ homolog subfamily C member 21 isoform X1, translating into MKCHYEALGVRRDASEEELKKAYRKLALKWHPDKNLDNAAEAAEQFKLIQAAYDVLSDPQERAWYDNHREALLKGGLDGEYQDDSLDLLRYFTVTCYSGYGDDEKGFYTVYRNVFEMIAKEELESVLEEEVDDFPTFGDSQSDYDTVVHPFYAYWQSFCTQKNFAWKEEYDTRQASNRWEKRAMEKENKKVRDKARKEKNELVRQLVAFIRKRDKRVQAHRKLVEEQNAEKARKAEEMRRQQKLKQAKLAEQYREQSWMTMANLEKELQEMEARYEKEFGDGSDENEMEEHELKDGEDGKNSDEAEDAELYDDLYCPACDKSFKTEKAMKNHEKSKKHREMVALLKQQLEEEEENFSRPQIDESPLDDNSEEEMEDAPKQKVKYLTFRFIFALRLSKKQKKKKQKPAQNYDDNFNVNGTGEGVKLDPEDTNLNQDSTKELEDSPQENVSVTEIIKPCDDPKSETKSVPKPKGKKTKDMKKPVKVPAEPQAMSDVLISCTTCHSEFPSRNKLFDHLKATGHARAPSSSSLNSATSSRSKKEKRKNR
- the DNAJC21 gene encoding dnaJ homolog subfamily C member 21 isoform X2 translates to MKCHYEALGVRRDASEEELKKAYRKLALKWHPDKNLDNAAEAAEQFKLIQAAYDVLSDPQERAWYDNHREALLKGGLDGEYQDDSLDLLRYFTVTCYSGYGDDEKGFYTVYRNVFEMIAKEELESVLEEEVDDFPTFGDSQSDYDTVVHPFYAYWQSFCTQKNFAWKEEYDTRQASNRWEKRAMEKENKKVRDKARKEKNELVRQLVAFIRKRDKRVQAHRKLVEEQNAEKARKAEEMRRQQKLKQAKLAEQYREQSWMTMANLEKELQEMEARYEKEFGDGSDENEMEEHELKDGEDGKNSDEAEDAELYDDLYCPACDKSFKTEKAMKNHEKSKKHREMVALLKQQLEEEEENFSRPQIDESPLDDNSEEEMEDAPKQKLSKKQKKKKQKPAQNYDDNFNVNGTGEGVKLDPEDTNLNQDSTKELEDSPQENVSVTEIIKPCDDPKSETKSVPKPKGKKTKDMKKPVKVPAEPQAMSDVLISCTTCHSEFPSRNKLFDHLKATGHARAPSSSSLNSATSSRSKKEKRKNR